In Micromonospora ferruginea, the sequence GCCGCGCGTACCCACCTGCACTCGCCGCGCCCGCTGCGCCGGTTGCTGGAGAGCGAGCTGGGCGAGGCGACCACGTTCGCCGACCTGGCCGTGCCGTTCCGCTGCTGCGCGGCGAACATCGAACGCGCCGCCGAACACTGGTTCTCCGTCGGCCCGGTGGTGCCGGCGGTGCTCGCGTCCGCCTCGGTGCCCGGGCTGCTGCCGCCGGCCCAGATCGCCGGCCAGCACTACATCGACGGCGGGGTGGTCAACTCGATCCCGGTGGGTGAGGCGGTGACCGCCGGGGCGACGCGGATCTTCGTCCTCCAGGTGGGCCGGATCGAACGCGAGCTGAGCCCGCCGCGCCGGCCCTGGGAGATCGCCCAGGTCGCGTTCGAGATCGCCCGGCGGCACCGGTTCGCCCGGGAGATGGCGGCGCTGCCCGACGGCGTCGAGGTGCACGTGCTGCCGACCGGCGGGCTGG encodes:
- a CDS encoding patatin-like phospholipase family protein, whose translation is MAGGPVAFVLGGGGVLGAVEVGMLRALFRARIRPDLVLGTSIGAVNGALVAADPTEAVTDRLVRLWASPEASEVYGDSVARQLRRFAARTHLHSPRPLRRLLESELGEATTFADLAVPFRCCAANIERAAEHWFSVGPVVPAVLASASVPGLLPPAQIAGQHYIDGGVVNSIPVGEAVTAGATRIFVLQVGRIERELSPPRRPWEIAQVAFEIARRHRFAREMAALPDGVEVHVLPTGGLDPRDDSPWAYRDMAAVGRRISRAYTASRRYLDTALDR